A single Nicotiana tabacum cultivar K326 chromosome 5, ASM71507v2, whole genome shotgun sequence DNA region contains:
- the LOC107828463 gene encoding uncharacterized protein LOC107828463 isoform X9 — protein sequence MNVIFHHLAQMTIMKTNAHVSASVESAGVISNPQPRQMRKGRGKTRGFLIQKKRKNNLNGKLEVIIPPDRTIAVGPGANNFVAELSVTVDQNAKHDVKTWKKVSDLAKERIVAHMLDAFEITDTQHTRETILHTANNLYRYRRSRLHDHFKKFATKEERLQNIPEDVTEVEWKFLVDYFDSDPFKSKFKKQKRVLMIWTLLLMRPL from the exons ATGAATGTAATTTTTCACCACCTTGCCCAAATG ACTATCATGAAGACAAATGCGCATGTTTCTGCTAGTGTTGAATCTGCAGGAGTAATTTCAAACCCACAACCAC GACAAATGAGAAAAGGAAGGGGGAAGACTAGAGGGTTTTTAATCCAAAAGAAACGCAAAAATAATCTCAATGGAAAGCTGGAGGTGATTATCCCACCCGATCGAACAATAGCAGTTGGTCCTGGAGCTAATAATTTTGTTGCCGAGCTTTCAGTTACAGTTGACCAAAATGCTAAGCATGATGTCAAAACTTGGAAGAAAGTTTCTGATCTAGCAAAAGAAAGGATTGTTGCTCATATGCTG GACGCCTTTGAAATTACAGACACGCAACACACTAGGGAAACTATCCTTCATACAGCTAATAATTTGTATCGATATCGTCGTAGTAGGCTCCATGATCATTTCAAGAAATTTGCTACAAAGGAGGAACGATTGCAAAACATACCAGAAGATGTCACTGAAGTTGAATGGAAATTCTTGGTGGACTATTTCGACTCTGATCCTTTCAAG AGTAAATTCAAGAAACAGAAGAGGGTACTGATGATATGGACCCTATTGTTAATGCGTCCTTTATGA
- the LOC107828463 gene encoding uncharacterized protein LOC107828463 isoform X2, translating to MNVIFHHLAQMTIMKTNAHVSASVESAGVISNPQPRQMRKGRGKTRGFLIQKKRKNNLNGKLEVIIPPDRTIAVGPGANNFVAELSVTVDQNAKHDVKTWKKVSDLAKERIVAHMLDAFEITDTQHTRETILHTANNLYRYRRSRLHDHFKKFATKEERLQNIPEDVTEVEWKFLVDYFDSDPFKRMSARNKINKAKQGINHICGRKSFGAISFEERDAITEKEPNFQKLWEKTHMKNSHCVNDATAELNSKFKKQKRVLMIWTLLLMRPL from the exons ATGAATGTAATTTTTCACCACCTTGCCCAAATG ACTATCATGAAGACAAATGCGCATGTTTCTGCTAGTGTTGAATCTGCAGGAGTAATTTCAAACCCACAACCAC GACAAATGAGAAAAGGAAGGGGGAAGACTAGAGGGTTTTTAATCCAAAAGAAACGCAAAAATAATCTCAATGGAAAGCTGGAGGTGATTATCCCACCCGATCGAACAATAGCAGTTGGTCCTGGAGCTAATAATTTTGTTGCCGAGCTTTCAGTTACAGTTGACCAAAATGCTAAGCATGATGTCAAAACTTGGAAGAAAGTTTCTGATCTAGCAAAAGAAAGGATTGTTGCTCATATGCTG GACGCCTTTGAAATTACAGACACGCAACACACTAGGGAAACTATCCTTCATACAGCTAATAATTTGTATCGATATCGTCGTAGTAGGCTCCATGATCATTTCAAGAAATTTGCTACAAAGGAGGAACGATTGCAAAACATACCAGAAGATGTCACTGAAGTTGAATGGAAATTCTTGGTGGACTATTTCGACTCTGATCCTTTCAAG AGAATGAGTGctagaaacaaaataaataaagcaaAACAAGGAATCAATCATATTTGCGGTAGAAAATCCTTcggggcaatctcttttgaagag AGAGATGCAATCACCGAAAAAGAGCCGAACTTTCAGAAACTTTGGGAGAAAACTCACATGAAAAATAGTCATTGCGTCAACGATGCCACTGCTGAATTGAAT AGTAAATTCAAGAAACAGAAGAGGGTACTGATGATATGGACCCTATTGTTAATGCGTCCTTTATGA
- the LOC107828463 gene encoding uncharacterized protein LOC107828463 isoform X3 — MKTNAHVSASVESAGVISNPQPRQMRKGRGKTRGFLIQKKRKNNLNGKLEVIIPPDRTIAVGPGANNFVAELSVTVDQNAKHDVKTWKKVSDLAKERIVAHMLDAFEITDTQHTRETILHTANNLYRYRRSRLHDHFKKFATKEERLQNIPEDVTEVEWKFLVDYFDSDPFKRMSARNKINKAKQGINHICGRKSFGAISFEETQLPAVLFNIITNLSGSDEASPANPMDDIMVSKLHLIILDIFLFVQLILLLNHIKECCMFSWLHLSS, encoded by the exons ATGAAGACAAATGCGCATGTTTCTGCTAGTGTTGAATCTGCAGGAGTAATTTCAAACCCACAACCAC GACAAATGAGAAAAGGAAGGGGGAAGACTAGAGGGTTTTTAATCCAAAAGAAACGCAAAAATAATCTCAATGGAAAGCTGGAGGTGATTATCCCACCCGATCGAACAATAGCAGTTGGTCCTGGAGCTAATAATTTTGTTGCCGAGCTTTCAGTTACAGTTGACCAAAATGCTAAGCATGATGTCAAAACTTGGAAGAAAGTTTCTGATCTAGCAAAAGAAAGGATTGTTGCTCATATGCTG GACGCCTTTGAAATTACAGACACGCAACACACTAGGGAAACTATCCTTCATACAGCTAATAATTTGTATCGATATCGTCGTAGTAGGCTCCATGATCATTTCAAGAAATTTGCTACAAAGGAGGAACGATTGCAAAACATACCAGAAGATGTCACTGAAGTTGAATGGAAATTCTTGGTGGACTATTTCGACTCTGATCCTTTCAAG AGAATGAGTGctagaaacaaaataaataaagcaaAACAAGGAATCAATCATATTTGCGGTAGAAAATCCTTcggggcaatctcttttgaagag ACTCAACTTCCTGCTGTACTTTTTAATATTATTACAAATTTAAGTGGTTCAGATGAGGCAAGTCCTGCAAATCCTATGGATGACATCATGGTAAGTAAACTCCACCTAATAATACTTGATATCTTTTTGTTTGTTCAGTTGATACTCTTACTAAACCACATAAAAGAGTGTTGTATGTTTAGTTGGTTGCACCTCAGTTCTTGA
- the LOC107828463 gene encoding uncharacterized protein LOC107828463 isoform X8 produces MNVIFHHLAQMTIMKTNAHVSASVESAGVISNPQPRQMRKGRGKTRGFLIQKKRKNNLNGKLEVIIPPDRTIAVGPGANNFVAELSVTVDQNAKHDVKTWKKVSDLAKERIVAHMLDAFEITDTQHTRETILHTANNLYRYRRSRLHDHFKKFATKEERLQNIPEDVTEVEWKFLVDYFDSDPFKRMSARNKINKAKQGINHICGRKSFGAISFEEDDDA; encoded by the exons ATGAATGTAATTTTTCACCACCTTGCCCAAATG ACTATCATGAAGACAAATGCGCATGTTTCTGCTAGTGTTGAATCTGCAGGAGTAATTTCAAACCCACAACCAC GACAAATGAGAAAAGGAAGGGGGAAGACTAGAGGGTTTTTAATCCAAAAGAAACGCAAAAATAATCTCAATGGAAAGCTGGAGGTGATTATCCCACCCGATCGAACAATAGCAGTTGGTCCTGGAGCTAATAATTTTGTTGCCGAGCTTTCAGTTACAGTTGACCAAAATGCTAAGCATGATGTCAAAACTTGGAAGAAAGTTTCTGATCTAGCAAAAGAAAGGATTGTTGCTCATATGCTG GACGCCTTTGAAATTACAGACACGCAACACACTAGGGAAACTATCCTTCATACAGCTAATAATTTGTATCGATATCGTCGTAGTAGGCTCCATGATCATTTCAAGAAATTTGCTACAAAGGAGGAACGATTGCAAAACATACCAGAAGATGTCACTGAAGTTGAATGGAAATTCTTGGTGGACTATTTCGACTCTGATCCTTTCAAG AGAATGAGTGctagaaacaaaataaataaagcaaAACAAGGAATCAATCATATTTGCGGTAGAAAATCCTTcggggcaatctcttttgaagag gATGATGATGCGTAA
- the LOC107828463 gene encoding uncharacterized protein LOC107828463 isoform X6, protein MNVIFHHLAQMTIMKTNAHVSASVESAGVISNPQPRQMRKGRGKTRGFLIQKKRKNNLNGKLEVIIPPDRTIAVGPGANNFVAELSVTVDQNAKHDVKTWKKVSDLAKERIVAHMLDAFEITDTQHTRETILHTANNLYRYRRSRLHDHFKKFATKEERLQNIPEDVTEVEWKFLVDYFDSDPFKRMSARNKINKAKQGINHICGRKSFGAISFEESKFKKQKRVLMIWTLLLMRPL, encoded by the exons ATGAATGTAATTTTTCACCACCTTGCCCAAATG ACTATCATGAAGACAAATGCGCATGTTTCTGCTAGTGTTGAATCTGCAGGAGTAATTTCAAACCCACAACCAC GACAAATGAGAAAAGGAAGGGGGAAGACTAGAGGGTTTTTAATCCAAAAGAAACGCAAAAATAATCTCAATGGAAAGCTGGAGGTGATTATCCCACCCGATCGAACAATAGCAGTTGGTCCTGGAGCTAATAATTTTGTTGCCGAGCTTTCAGTTACAGTTGACCAAAATGCTAAGCATGATGTCAAAACTTGGAAGAAAGTTTCTGATCTAGCAAAAGAAAGGATTGTTGCTCATATGCTG GACGCCTTTGAAATTACAGACACGCAACACACTAGGGAAACTATCCTTCATACAGCTAATAATTTGTATCGATATCGTCGTAGTAGGCTCCATGATCATTTCAAGAAATTTGCTACAAAGGAGGAACGATTGCAAAACATACCAGAAGATGTCACTGAAGTTGAATGGAAATTCTTGGTGGACTATTTCGACTCTGATCCTTTCAAG AGAATGAGTGctagaaacaaaataaataaagcaaAACAAGGAATCAATCATATTTGCGGTAGAAAATCCTTcggggcaatctcttttgaagag AGTAAATTCAAGAAACAGAAGAGGGTACTGATGATATGGACCCTATTGTTAATGCGTCCTTTATGA
- the LOC107828463 gene encoding uncharacterized protein LOC107828463 isoform X5 has protein sequence MNVIFHHLAQMTIMKTNAHVSASVESAGVISNPQPRQMRKGRGKTRGFLIQKKRKNNLNGKLEVIIPPDRTIAVGPGANNFVAELSVTVDQNAKHDVKTWKKVSDLAKERIVAHMLDAFEITDTQHTRETILHTANNLYRYRRSRLHDHFKKFATKEERLQNIPEDVTEVEWKFLVDYFDSDPFKRMSARNKINKAKQGINHICGRKSFGAISFEETQLPAVLFNIITNLSGSDEASPANPMDDIMDDDA, from the exons ATGAATGTAATTTTTCACCACCTTGCCCAAATG ACTATCATGAAGACAAATGCGCATGTTTCTGCTAGTGTTGAATCTGCAGGAGTAATTTCAAACCCACAACCAC GACAAATGAGAAAAGGAAGGGGGAAGACTAGAGGGTTTTTAATCCAAAAGAAACGCAAAAATAATCTCAATGGAAAGCTGGAGGTGATTATCCCACCCGATCGAACAATAGCAGTTGGTCCTGGAGCTAATAATTTTGTTGCCGAGCTTTCAGTTACAGTTGACCAAAATGCTAAGCATGATGTCAAAACTTGGAAGAAAGTTTCTGATCTAGCAAAAGAAAGGATTGTTGCTCATATGCTG GACGCCTTTGAAATTACAGACACGCAACACACTAGGGAAACTATCCTTCATACAGCTAATAATTTGTATCGATATCGTCGTAGTAGGCTCCATGATCATTTCAAGAAATTTGCTACAAAGGAGGAACGATTGCAAAACATACCAGAAGATGTCACTGAAGTTGAATGGAAATTCTTGGTGGACTATTTCGACTCTGATCCTTTCAAG AGAATGAGTGctagaaacaaaataaataaagcaaAACAAGGAATCAATCATATTTGCGGTAGAAAATCCTTcggggcaatctcttttgaagag ACTCAACTTCCTGCTGTACTTTTTAATATTATTACAAATTTAAGTGGTTCAGATGAGGCAAGTCCTGCAAATCCTATGGATGACATCATG gATGATGATGCGTAA
- the LOC107828463 gene encoding uncharacterized protein LOC107828463 isoform X1, whose amino-acid sequence MAYLYSTVVTIMKTNAHVSASVESAGVISNPQPRQMRKGRGKTRGFLIQKKRKNNLNGKLEVIIPPDRTIAVGPGANNFVAELSVTVDQNAKHDVKTWKKVSDLAKERIVAHMLDAFEITDTQHTRETILHTANNLYRYRRSRLHDHFKKFATKEERLQNIPEDVTEVEWKFLVDYFDSDPFKRMSARNKINKAKQGINHICGRKSFGAISFEETQLPAVLFNIITNLSGSDEASPANPMDDIMVSKLHLIILDIFLFVQLILLLNHIKECCMFSWLHLSS is encoded by the exons ATGGCTTATCTATATTCAACTGTCGTG ACTATCATGAAGACAAATGCGCATGTTTCTGCTAGTGTTGAATCTGCAGGAGTAATTTCAAACCCACAACCAC GACAAATGAGAAAAGGAAGGGGGAAGACTAGAGGGTTTTTAATCCAAAAGAAACGCAAAAATAATCTCAATGGAAAGCTGGAGGTGATTATCCCACCCGATCGAACAATAGCAGTTGGTCCTGGAGCTAATAATTTTGTTGCCGAGCTTTCAGTTACAGTTGACCAAAATGCTAAGCATGATGTCAAAACTTGGAAGAAAGTTTCTGATCTAGCAAAAGAAAGGATTGTTGCTCATATGCTG GACGCCTTTGAAATTACAGACACGCAACACACTAGGGAAACTATCCTTCATACAGCTAATAATTTGTATCGATATCGTCGTAGTAGGCTCCATGATCATTTCAAGAAATTTGCTACAAAGGAGGAACGATTGCAAAACATACCAGAAGATGTCACTGAAGTTGAATGGAAATTCTTGGTGGACTATTTCGACTCTGATCCTTTCAAG AGAATGAGTGctagaaacaaaataaataaagcaaAACAAGGAATCAATCATATTTGCGGTAGAAAATCCTTcggggcaatctcttttgaagag ACTCAACTTCCTGCTGTACTTTTTAATATTATTACAAATTTAAGTGGTTCAGATGAGGCAAGTCCTGCAAATCCTATGGATGACATCATGGTAAGTAAACTCCACCTAATAATACTTGATATCTTTTTGTTTGTTCAGTTGATACTCTTACTAAACCACATAAAAGAGTGTTGTATGTTTAGTTGGTTGCACCTCAGTTCTTGA
- the LOC107828463 gene encoding uncharacterized protein LOC107828463 isoform X7 produces the protein MNVIFHHLAQMTIMKTNAHVSASVESAGVISNPQPRQMRKGRGKTRGFLIQKKRKNNLNGKLEVIIPPDRTIAVGPGANNFVAELSVTVDQNAKHDVKTWKKVSDLAKERIVAHMLDAFEITDTQHTRETILHTANNLYRYRRSRLHDHFKKFATKEERLQNIPEDVTEVEWKFLVDYFDSDPFKRMSARNKINKAKQGINHICGRKSFGAISFEEDKVNELVAE, from the exons ATGAATGTAATTTTTCACCACCTTGCCCAAATG ACTATCATGAAGACAAATGCGCATGTTTCTGCTAGTGTTGAATCTGCAGGAGTAATTTCAAACCCACAACCAC GACAAATGAGAAAAGGAAGGGGGAAGACTAGAGGGTTTTTAATCCAAAAGAAACGCAAAAATAATCTCAATGGAAAGCTGGAGGTGATTATCCCACCCGATCGAACAATAGCAGTTGGTCCTGGAGCTAATAATTTTGTTGCCGAGCTTTCAGTTACAGTTGACCAAAATGCTAAGCATGATGTCAAAACTTGGAAGAAAGTTTCTGATCTAGCAAAAGAAAGGATTGTTGCTCATATGCTG GACGCCTTTGAAATTACAGACACGCAACACACTAGGGAAACTATCCTTCATACAGCTAATAATTTGTATCGATATCGTCGTAGTAGGCTCCATGATCATTTCAAGAAATTTGCTACAAAGGAGGAACGATTGCAAAACATACCAGAAGATGTCACTGAAGTTGAATGGAAATTCTTGGTGGACTATTTCGACTCTGATCCTTTCAAG AGAATGAGTGctagaaacaaaataaataaagcaaAACAAGGAATCAATCATATTTGCGGTAGAAAATCCTTcggggcaatctcttttgaagag GATAAAGTGAATGAATTGGTTGCAGAGTAA
- the LOC107828463 gene encoding uncharacterized protein LOC107828463 isoform X4, translating to MNVIFHHLAQMTIMKTNAHVSASVESAGVISNPQPRQMRKGRGKTRGFLIQKKRKNNLNGKLEVIIPPDRTIAVGPGANNFVAELSVTVDQNAKHDVKTWKKVSDLAKERIVAHMLDAFEITDTQHTRETILHTANNLYRYRRSRLHDHFKKFATKEERLQNIPEDVTEVEWKFLVDYFDSDPFKRMSARNKINKAKQGINHICGRKSFGAISFEERDAITEKEPNFQKLWEKTHMKNSHCVNDATAELNDKVNELVAE from the exons ATGAATGTAATTTTTCACCACCTTGCCCAAATG ACTATCATGAAGACAAATGCGCATGTTTCTGCTAGTGTTGAATCTGCAGGAGTAATTTCAAACCCACAACCAC GACAAATGAGAAAAGGAAGGGGGAAGACTAGAGGGTTTTTAATCCAAAAGAAACGCAAAAATAATCTCAATGGAAAGCTGGAGGTGATTATCCCACCCGATCGAACAATAGCAGTTGGTCCTGGAGCTAATAATTTTGTTGCCGAGCTTTCAGTTACAGTTGACCAAAATGCTAAGCATGATGTCAAAACTTGGAAGAAAGTTTCTGATCTAGCAAAAGAAAGGATTGTTGCTCATATGCTG GACGCCTTTGAAATTACAGACACGCAACACACTAGGGAAACTATCCTTCATACAGCTAATAATTTGTATCGATATCGTCGTAGTAGGCTCCATGATCATTTCAAGAAATTTGCTACAAAGGAGGAACGATTGCAAAACATACCAGAAGATGTCACTGAAGTTGAATGGAAATTCTTGGTGGACTATTTCGACTCTGATCCTTTCAAG AGAATGAGTGctagaaacaaaataaataaagcaaAACAAGGAATCAATCATATTTGCGGTAGAAAATCCTTcggggcaatctcttttgaagag AGAGATGCAATCACCGAAAAAGAGCCGAACTTTCAGAAACTTTGGGAGAAAACTCACATGAAAAATAGTCATTGCGTCAACGATGCCACTGCTGAATTGAAT GATAAAGTGAATGAATTGGTTGCAGAGTAA